Proteins from one Rhinopithecus roxellana isolate Shanxi Qingling chromosome 18, ASM756505v1, whole genome shotgun sequence genomic window:
- the C18H13orf46 gene encoding uncharacterized protein C13orf46 homolog, with translation MEKDTGNTHRRHRPGPRVLPSGVALGHLKVASKASELQRSRSLEGLQPKGDPPSHPRKPRKEPESEDQGKDPSSSEEDVSCQENLVQDKKESFGTLGKLGHESGKRDPEREKSNSEASTQEAREGEHADGGSQEAKEQEAKSIKLNDLQEKEKTSVFVEIDLGDHAEEVVSDAEKEEKPFQMDVGDLSEDEMHTSWVCCIPYSTRKREKEST, from the exons ATGGAGAAGGACACGGGGAACACACACAGGAGGCACCGGCCCGGCCCCAGGGTCCTGCCCTCAGGAGTGGCCCTTGGGCACCTCAAGGTGGCCAGCAAGGCCTCTGAACTTCAGCGGAGCAGGAGCCTGGAAGGCCTGCAGCCCAAAGgggaccctcccagccacccTAGGAAGCCTCGCAAGGAGCCGG AGTCCGAAGATCAAGGGAAAGACCCAAGCAGTAGCGAGGAAGATGTCAGCTG TCAGGAAAACCTAGTACAAGACAAGAAGGAAAGCTTCGGCACCCTTGGGAAGCTGGGTCATGAGAGTGGAAAACGGGACCCAGAGAGGGAGAAGAGCAACTCGGAGGCCAGCACGCAGGAGGCACGGGAAGGCGAGCACGCGGACGGAGGCTCGCAGGAAGCCAAG GAACAGGAGGCAAAGTCCATAAAGCTAAATGACCTTCAGGAAAAAGAG AAAACATCTGTGTTTGTGGAGATTGACCTGGGAGACCATGCTGAGGAG GTGGTCTCTGACGCCGAGAAGGAAGAGAAGCCGTTCCAGATGGATGTGGGAGATCTGTCAGAAGACGA GATGCACACCAGCTGGGTGTGCTGCATCCCGTACTCCaccaggaagagggagaaggagagcacCTAG